CCCGGGATGACGAACAAACCGATAAACCCCGGAATTACATACCGCATGAGCCCTTTCAGTTTGTATGCGCGCTACACTTGAAAAGAAAGTATTCTGTTTTTTCGCATATAAAAAAAATATTTGACCGGTTAAAACAAGAAATACACCGAGAATAAAGTATGTGCTGTTTAATTCCGGAGACCAGTGAAAACGACCAGCATCAAGTCCCGCTACAATATAGGCAACAACGGTAACGACTGCAGAAAACCCAAGTATTGTTTTGTCCCAGCTTTTTATGTCTGGCCCGGGCTTGGCTCTCTCCCTTATTAATTGTTCATTATCCCTTATGGTTAGCAGGTTCAAAGCTAATCCAAAAATGCTTAATAATACATAGACCCAACCTCGGAAGAAGTTCACTTTTCCAGCCGCAATAAATATGATTAACATAAAGAACAATAGCCCGAACAAACTCTTGCTGAAGTATTTTAATTTCCCCATAGCGAACGCTCCTGAAGTTGAAATTTATATTGTTAAAATAATTATATCATTAAACAGAGCGTAATTATGATTAAAGAAAAATTAATAATGTTATAATAATTCAGAAACAAACCCTTACTGGATAGCAGGAGAACTAAAAAGATATGATCATTCGTGAAATAATCTCCAAGTCTGTATTATCCCCATCAAAAATATATGATTATGTACTGAATCCTTATGTCGGCTGTCAATTTGGCTGCTCATATTGTTACGCGCGCTATATGAAGAAATTTACCGGACACAAAGAGCCCTGGGGCAGTTTTGTGGATATTAAAATTAATGCGGTCGAATTACTGCGGAAGGAAGTTGTTAAGAAGAAAGTTGCACAGGTCTGGATAAGCGGTGTTTGTGATCCGTATCAACCTTTGGAAGCCAAGTATAAGTTAACAAGAGGATGCCTGAAAATATTGACAGATAACGATTGGCCCATTGTTATTCAAACTAAATCCAGATTGGTATTAAGAGATATTGATATTATAAAAAAAGCCAAAAGCTGTAATGTGGGGTTTTCTATAGCCACCGCCGACGACAGGATCAGACAATTATTCGAACCAGGCTCAACACCCATAACTGATAGAATAAACGCCTTGGAAAAGCTGCACAATGAGGGGATAAGTACATATGCGATGATAGCTCCGATATTGCCCGGGGCTGAACGTATTATGGAATTTCTTGAAGGTAAAGTTGATTATATTTATGTGGATAGAATGAATTACAATTATGCCAGCAGAATATATAAAGCCAATAAATTGGAAGGTTATTTGGAGAGCGATTATTTTGATGCCGTGGGGCAAAAAATCGTGGATGACTGTAAGAAGATGAAGATTGAATGTAGTGTTGTATATTAGCAAAAACCAGATCTGCAATCCGGGTTAAGTATTCACTGGAATAACATAAGCTGTAAAAAAGTTTGATATAATATATTTTTGTAAGGGTCATGTTTCTGAAAAGGAGGAATTAAATGAATATAGCTCTATGGATAATTCAAATTGTGGTCGCATTTTATTGTATTATGGGTTCAGTCTGGAGATTTTTGAATTTTAAGCAGGCAGCGCTGGCTATTACCTCAATAAATGCGCTTCCGGCCGCTGTTTGGAATGTCATTGGAATAATCGAAATAGTGTGCGCAATCGGACTGATACTCCCGGGGTTGTTAAAAATGAACCAAAAAGTTACCGCAATTGTGGCAGGATTTCTGACAGTGGAAATGTTATTCCTGACCGGCTTGCATGCAAAATATTTTGGACTGGAACTCAGCGCGACTAACCCGGCAATGTGGACAATAATGTTGGCTATCCTGTCTGCCCTTGTGGCTTATGGCAGGGCCAGGTAAAAACCCCGGCGCGCTTCTCGCCATTAGACTATCTTCACAGCTGGTTTATTGAAGCAGAGCCGGCGACTGCTGAATATATTCAAGATGTCTGTATACAATTATCTAGAGGTATGTTTTTCTTTTTGATATACAAAAATCCTATTACTATGCCGACTGCGATTGGAAGCAAACCTGGTTCCATAAAACCTTTTAAGTGAATCAATTTATTAATATCTATCACTTTGCGTGCTTTTTCCGTTAAATCATCATAGATTCAGCTTCTTCAGATTCAATTTGCATAAGAATTTTGGCAGCTACAATTTCCGTAGAATCGACAGGCATGTCATCGTAAGAACCTGCTGATGCAAGATTTTCAAACATGCGAACACCTAACGCATTTTTACCGAAATTGGTTGCAGTCATGCGTGGATGAAAAACGCTGACAATAATTTTGTCTGGTGCCAGCTCCTGACGTGCAGTTAGCGAGAGCGCATTGAGTGCATATTTTGTAGAAGCATAAGAGCCCAGAAGTGGAATGTATTGTTTTGAGACCATCGAACTAATATTGAGGATCATTCCTCCGCCTTGTTTTCGCATCTGTGGTATGACAGCTTGCATAGCCCTAAGAGGGCCGTAAACATTTAATTCAACAATGCTTTGGTATTCTGCTATATCCACTTTTTCAATAGGTCCATATTGAGCTTGTCCTGCACCATTCACCAACAAGTCAACTCTGCCAAAGTGTTCTACAGTTCTATTAATTAAGTTAACAATGTCTTCAGGTTTGCGTATATCAGTTGGAATAGCCAGAGAGTTAGGTAATTCGGATTCCATTTTCTTTAAGATCTCGGCCCTGCGAGCTGCCAGTACTACCTTGGCTTGGTTAGCACTGAGTAGTCTTGCCAGAGTAGCGCCAATTCCTTCTGAAGCACCAGTAATGATTACAACCTTATCTTTTACTTTCATTGGTTAATCCCTCCTTTTATTGTCTGTATTTGACAAGATTTCCACCAACACGAAATTTTTGTAAAACATAGACTTAAATTCATCAAACACGTCTAGATTATATCAGAAGTATAGAAGCAGTGAACCATAAACTTGAGAAACGAGGTGTTGATGAATAACTTGGCGTGGAAGAATTAGAATAGCACTCTTTAATTAATGTTCTCTTGGGGTCGCAAATTTAAAATTAGATAGTATAATTAGAAAAGAACCGAGTCCCATAAAGGAGGGGGTGTATGAGCCTCTTTAAAGAACTTCTCATTAGAGTAATAATTATTATTTCACTAACTGACATAATTGAATTTTACATAATAAAAAGAAGAAATTTGCCAATAACACCAACACTAGTTATTGCAATCATTGTTGTTACGCTCATACCTTTAGTGATTAATATTTGGTATTGTCTTCGCAAGTACAACATTATCTAGAAATTTTGCATAATGATTGTTATGAGTAGTTCAGGCAGTATTTAACAAATTGTGAAATACGACCCAAAAAGTTTGGGGCTAGGTGTCGATATTGGCTCCCCGATAAAGAGGCATAATTACGCTCGACCACAAACAATATCATCTTCTTGAAGAACATAAATCAATTTTCTGGAAGTGGTATCGAGCTGCTTAAATCAGCTCCCTTACAGATTTCTATCGAGCAGTCACTTTTTAAGCACCGAGATTATATATTTATATACCTGTCATTGACCGTACAAATTTAAAGGTGGTTATGCAAAATGTTTAAAAGCGTTTTAACATGGGAATAATATATATAAATTACCAAAAACATACATCTGCAATGAATATAATAATTATTGAAGGGAGAATTTGTTATGAATAAAAAAACAGTAAGTATAAGCGAAAGAACGGGTAAGTCTAGTAAAGCAGCACTTGCTTTACAAAAAACTATTGATGAAAATAGACAATTATCAGGAGATATTCAAAAATTAGCTATAGAAATAGCAAAACTAAGAGCAGGTTTAACAATATTAGAAAAATGGAATGAATTGTCTGTTTCAGAAAAACTTGAAAAAATTGAAAAAGGTGTGAAACCCAAGTATGAACAAGAATTAGCTAAAATTCAAATAAATGTTACTCCGGAAACAGTTCAAGAGAATGATGATGATACTTTAGAAGTTATTTTGAACAGAAATAAAGCTCTAAAAAAAGATAAAGAGCTCAAACAAAAAACAATTAGCGATTTAAATACTAAAGTAAAAGCTGCTGAATCACAATTTCATACCCCTATAGCTGATTTGGTAAAACAATTAGAGACTGACCTGGCTGAACAAAAGAAAGCAACAGAAAGAGCAAGAAATAAGCCTGCTGAGGTTCGGGTTGAATATAGAGAACGAGAAAGAGAAGTTGAATGGGGACATGATAAATATTCTTGTTGTGAGGCGCCTGTAGATTAATATTGATTAATCTCTTCTTAAAATCATTTATTTGATAAAAATTTTATAATACAATGCATAAACTATATTTTTCATAATTAAAGTAGGACCTGGCTTAACTTGTGCATTAGTATTTATGTTTTCAGGATAAGTTAATGAGAGTGTTTTGAAATGCATAATGAAAATTTCATTTTAAAATTAAATAAAAACACTATCAAGAGATTTGAATACAACTCTGATGGCGGACTTCTTTTTTTATTTAATGCAATTACAAGAAGAAACTGGACTGGCAATGATTCTTCTTATGAAATATTAAAACTGATAGACGGAAAAAGAACATTAGCCGAGATTTATACAGAACTTGGAAAAATATTTAATAATCTTTCAAGCGGAGAAGTTATTGAAAGCACAAATTCAATTCTAACAAAGTGGATTCATGAGAAATTTATTAATGTTATTGAGCCACAGAATAACGTTAATAGCGAAGAATATAATTGGCTTAACAAAAATGTGGCGGACTGTATAAAAACTTATCTGGATTTTCATTTTAATAAGCCAAGAAACAGCCGTACGCCTCAGGAAGAATTCAGACTGTTTCACATTAATATAGCAGAATCAAAACATAAAAAAACCGAAAGATATTATTTCCAGCATCCTATTAGTGTTAGATTAATAGTTGATTCAGATTGCAACCTGAGATGCAAGCATTGTTATTATTATGACAAGCCCGAGATATACAACAATGAAAATAATACCTCTAAGGAAAAAATATTTGAAGCAATTGATATAATAGCTGAAAAATTCAGCTCTCATTTTATGCTAATAACAGGAGGCGAACCTTTTTTAAGAACGGATATTTTAGAAATACTGGAATATATTAAAAGCAAAAATATTGTTGTATATATCCAAACAAATGGAACCTTACTAACCGATGAAATTATTGAAAGATTGGAGAAAATACTTAATTTAAATACTGATGTTATTCAAGTTAGTATAGATGGATTAAAATCTTCATCCCATGAAAAAACAAGAGGCAAGAAGGCATTTAATAAAAGCATAAAAGCTCTAAGAGAACTTGTGAAAAGAGGGTTTATTACTGCTGTAAATTGTACGGCACTTTCAGCAAATGTACATGAACTTCCGCAAATTTATGAGTTCTTGCGAGATTTGAAAGTTGAAAAAATTACATTCGGCAAATTTGATTTAAAATCGGATAAACAACGTTACCTAATTCCTGATAAAGATATACTCTTTAAGGCTGCTGCTGAGATAATCCGTATTTATATGGAAGA
This genomic window from Candidatus Margulisiibacteriota bacterium contains:
- a CDS encoding isoprenylcysteine carboxylmethyltransferase family protein yields the protein MGKLKYFSKSLFGLLFFMLIIFIAAGKVNFFRGWVYVLLSIFGLALNLLTIRDNEQLIRERAKPGPDIKSWDKTILGFSAVVTVVAYIVAGLDAGRFHWSPELNSTYFILGVFLVLTGQIFFLYAKKQNTFFSSVARIQTERAHAVCNSGVYRFVRHPGYLGMIISWAGFPLIFSSIYSFIPAAIAISLLVLRTALEDEMLDRELDGYKGYIEETKYKLIPFLW
- a CDS encoding radical SAM protein; translation: MIIREIISKSVLSPSKIYDYVLNPYVGCQFGCSYCYARYMKKFTGHKEPWGSFVDIKINAVELLRKEVVKKKVAQVWISGVCDPYQPLEAKYKLTRGCLKILTDNDWPIVIQTKSRLVLRDIDIIKKAKSCNVGFSIATADDRIRQLFEPGSTPITDRINALEKLHNEGISTYAMIAPILPGAERIMEFLEGKVDYIYVDRMNYNYASRIYKANKLEGYLESDYFDAVGQKIVDDCKKMKIECSVVY
- a CDS encoding DoxX family protein yields the protein MNIALWIIQIVVAFYCIMGSVWRFLNFKQAALAITSINALPAAVWNVIGIIEIVCAIGLILPGLLKMNQKVTAIVAGFLTVEMLFLTGLHAKYFGLELSATNPAMWTIMLAILSALVAYGRAR
- a CDS encoding SDR family oxidoreductase gives rise to the protein MKVKDKVVIITGASEGIGATLARLLSANQAKVVLAARRAEILKKMESELPNSLAIPTDIRKPEDIVNLINRTVEHFGRVDLLVNGAGQAQYGPIEKVDIAEYQSIVELNVYGPLRAMQAVIPQMRKQGGGMILNISSMVSKQYIPLLGSYASTKYALNALSLTARQELAPDKIIVSVFHPRMTATNFGKNALGVRMFENLASAGSYDDMPVDSTEIVAAKILMQIESEEAESMMI
- a CDS encoding radical SAM protein, which gives rise to MHNENFILKLNKNTIKRFEYNSDGGLLFLFNAITRRNWTGNDSSYEILKLIDGKRTLAEIYTELGKIFNNLSSGEVIESTNSILTKWIHEKFINVIEPQNNVNSEEYNWLNKNVADCIKTYLDFHFNKPRNSRTPQEEFRLFHINIAESKHKKTERYYFQHPISVRLIVDSDCNLRCKHCYYYDKPEIYNNENNTSKEKIFEAIDIIAEKFSSHFMLITGGEPFLRTDILEILEYIKSKNIVVYIQTNGTLLTDEIIERLEKILNLNTDVIQVSIDGLKSSSHEKTRGKKAFNKSIKALRELVKRGFITAVNCTALSANVHELPQIYEFLRDLKVEKITFGKFDLKSDKQRYLIPDKDILFKAAAEIIRIYMEDDFQNLNINLFENIELINDKKVVKYIDQYLPESNESSTYDDLSCACDSGFCINSDGSVQLCPEVYALGKEFIMGNINTESLVDIWEKRHDNLFFQPKMKDQMLCNKCKYVSLCKGGCPAKAYAEYGDKHMPDPGCRIGAEMVKKYKKSEE